The segment ctgtgttttactgttttactgAGATCTTTGGTATGCAGACATGGCCGAAAACgtgactcccccccccccctcccgtcTTTTTTTCAGGGGTGGAAGGCtgaacttttgttgtttttatatgcaATACAAGACCTTTTTCTTAGAAAGTCCAGATGTCACTGTGAAAGGCAAAACCACAATTTCTAGGAAATTCTGTTAAACTGTGAGACCACATGTTGGAAAAATAACCACACTGTCTGTTTGTGAAAGtctcttctttattttcattatttgcacatagaaaatataaaaaaccaTAGCAAAAATGTTAGAATATTGTCCAAGTACCTTAGTATACATCCCACAATGGTAATAGTAactttgttaatatttttttcatataatttaattattaattcacAAATTTTGATGGACCGTTTTCAAATTGAATTATAGTAAATTGACTGTTGAAACAGTTTATTGAAGTAATTTATATTTGTAATGAAGAGAGAGGTTCAAAATCAGATGTTTTAATACATTAAATGGCATCTTTCAAATCCATGTTTCATGGTCAGGAGACTAACAACGGCTCCCAGTgaggagcagaaaaacaaatgagctcTGTGACACCAAATATCTGTGGTCAGACCAACAAGTGTGGATGACGTGTGCAAAGCTCAAGTGTGTGAAAGGGTAACACAAGTCAGTAAAAGATGCAGTTACACATGTATGGAAGTGTTAATATATACAGTGTCAAAACATGCAGATATGAAGTCAGACCAATCTCCAGGATAAATGTGACCTTGTGCATGATTATCAATACATACTTCAGTCAACAGTGTGAATCAGTGATTGAGACTCCCAGTCCTgcaaaaaatgcagaaattgtttctttttcGAATGAAGATTACATATAAATGTCTTaacatcattaatcattaatgaaACCACAAAAGGTCATGTGTCATCAGCTTGCTCTTTCCAGTTACATCCATGGATGAATGGAATAAATACTGCTGTGGTCACGTGCTgcaacaaaaacccaaacatccTCCTCAGCAAAGAGGAGGATTTCTTTTAAGTTTAGGTACTGCTAAAACTACTCAGTGTTGTGACTCAACTGGATTCATGAACAGAGAAACAATTTTGGTAATTTTTTTGTTCCCATGTGATTGCACTTACATGTTTATGATCTATTCACCTCATGTTGTCAACGTGTGATCTCCCAGTGGGTGATGATAGGACATTGGTGTTCACCTGATCCTacataaacaaaagcaaacaaccgGATGCCCAGTCCTGGATCGCCAACCTTTGCTCAGACTGTGTTTTCATTGGGACACATTGTCTCATTCAAGAGACACACACCTCACCAGACAACAGCTGAGCCCAAGGTCATACCAATGATATTTCATCAAAGTACAGAGGGGATAAGAATTACAGTGATTTCATATTGGGGTATTGGGGTAAAGGGTTGGGTcatgaaagcaaagaaatataatacaaattgaaaaaaaaaaaaaaccaaacaagccaaaaaccaaataaataatgaataatgaataatgaattagctttttaattcatatttgtCAGGTTTGTTTGGTTCAGTATTTTCTCCAGCCCAATTTAGTAATATACAGTAAGACATGTATTTTCactgtgtttggattttatttttgtatgtctGAGAGTCCCATAAAAGACGAACAGACAGGTTGTGTTCGTTCTTGAAGTTCTTCCAACAGATCTTTTATATACTGCCCCAACACCTCTGATAGGACATGAGCCCTCTCCATATTTGGACTTCCCATGACAAATAAACATCCTGTCTCATAATCAACCAGATTAATGATTCTACAAACAGCCTTACTTTATGAAGTTATTCAGTTATTCAGCATTTAGTTACATTAGTTGTAATAacattttatctgtttccagatAATGTCTGAATAGTTACGTATAGTTAGTTACTTAATCTGCCATCTGGATTTGAATTCACTTGAGAATGAGACCAATTCAAGGTTATGTGACTTAAAAAGTAATTCTCTTATCCAAATTTTTCAGGCAgcttgcattttcttttttgtcagctaACATTTgtacttaaataaaaacagtgttgCATGTTGGCTGTGAAATAAGCAGagaaatatttctcttttgACCTTAATAAAAGGTTTCCAGTTTTGTGAGATTTTGTAAATTtgggagttaaaaaaaatgttgcatgtgAGTTTAGGAGGCGATTTCACCTGGCAAGGCCCATGAATACATCAAGTCACagaaacatttacattattCATAAAACTGtagtaaataaattataaagcTATAGAAAAAGCAATTTGCTGTTCATGTCTTATTAATACTTAAGATACTGTGGACTTGTATCAAAAAGGTACATTAGATTCAGCTGTACAGTAGTCATGGTAACATATTCAAcgatacaaaacaaaataatttattaaattaaattaaattaaatatgaaattaaatgcaCAAAGCTAAAGCGGaaaaggaaacccacacaaaactACTTACAggtaaaaaaacagcaacaacaacaacaacaacaacaacaaacataacCAGTCTTGGGTCTGTAAATTAATTGGTGAGCAACGTGATGAACTTTAAAGTGTCGTCCTCGCGCCCCCTACAGGACAGCGTGTGTAACCTCTGACCTGCCCACCGGAAATCACGTGGTTCAGCTTTCCCATGCGTGTACACTGGTTGGGATGGCTTCTCTTCGCTAGTGTCGAGTTTTACTTTGACCATCGAAATTTCTTCCTTTAAAACATGTCGGGCAAATCGGAATTGAAAATCAACTCCCAATTCGCACAGAAATATGAGAAATACCGACAAAAAGAAGAATTACAGAGACGTAAGTGTCGCTGCCAGCTAGCATCATGCTAACCGCCAACGTGGGGAAGTGTAGCTGTCAGTTGTTTTCCCCGTGAATGTAATTTTTCTGCgtcctctgttgttgttgtttagtgaAGGACCGATACGGAGACCGAGGTACCAACAGTGATTCTGAGACTGAGTCTAATTCCAGCTCTGATGACAGTGAAGTGGTTAGCATCGCTGCTTATTGTCCAGTCCGCTCTCTGTATTTAGATAACATTCTCTCACTCAGCTTGTCTGACTTTTGTTTCTCCTCCAGGAGCTGGACCCTGAAGTCGAGAGGGATTTTTATAGAACACTGTCACTCCTGAAGAAGAAAGACCCGAAGGTCTACCAAAAAGATATTCAGTTCTACTCAGAAGGTGGGAAGTGCGATCACCTGCGGTGCTTTCATTGTCCACAGGACATGATAATCAAAtgataaaagtttgttttgcgTCCAGGTGCTTCCACTAGTGATGAGAAGCCTTCAACCTCTAAGAAAGCGGCGAAGCCCATGTATCTGAAGGACTATGAACGTAAAGTCATTTTGGAAAGAGAAGGGTGAGTGAGCTGCACCATTCAATAAACAGTTAATTCAGTCATTCACCAGTTTAAATGTGATCCCAATTGTGTTATATTTAGGATGTGTGTTCATGTTATCACTATTAATTTCCCTTGACTTGGCAAAATGAACATTCAACTTTTCTCCCAATTTAATAGATAGTCATTAGGAGTTGGACAAAGGAAGATAAGATGTTTCAATTTAGAATGATGTTTATTATGTGTATCTGTATCCATAGTTTTACTTTTACTAGGTTAGATTTTAACTTGAATCATAAGAGTGACTCTAAAACTAAATctaattttgtaattttattcacagaaaatatgaagatgatgacgacagtgatgatgaagaggcTGCTAAAAGAAGAGAGGTGTGAAACACATTAATTCTGTAGATTCTTAGTTATGTCATTTGTTTaatactgtttttcttttaaagagaGCGGCTTCTCCAAGCTACATTCAAGAGCAGAGGGAGCTGAAACAAAGGTAAGGTTTGAACTTTCTGAAAGTGCATCACAATATTCACTATTTACAACTTTTAATGGAAATCAAAAACTCTTATCAGTTTCCAGAAATTCATCCAGGACAgcgatgatgaggatgaaggcAGCCAGGAGGGTGGTCGATCCCAGCTGCTAACCAGGAGGATCAAAACACAGGAAGAGAAGGTCAGGAGCTGGAATCTGTCAGCTGCTCATTCTATTTAGATGGATTTGTACTCAAGTATTGCAGGACAGGATAAACTGTTCCCTATCTGTTTGTAGGCTAAAGAGGATGCAGACTATGTGGAATGGCTGAAAGGCCAAGCTGAGCTTGAGGGTCCTGAGGAGGTGAAGGACATGGTGAGTCTGTCTAATATGACAGGGGAGACACTAGCAATGATGCGCAAAAGTTCTTCAATCTTCTTACAGTTCGGATTAGAGCTCTAGTTTTTACATTGACCCCAAAAAAATTGCAATCACAATGTGTGGTTACATTAAGTATTTTTACTTCGGTCAGGCTTTTAATCCAATTAATTGTGTCCATGTAAACATAGCTGCTAAGAAAATGGGTTGGAACATTACTTTTAATGATGGTTTGTGCTGAAACAGAAATACCTGAGGGACTATTGGAATGACCCAGAGTTGGATGAAAAGGAGCGGTTCCTCAGAGATTATGTCCTCAACAAGGGTTACTTAGATGAGAATGACAGTGATGAACGGTAGGTCGCTGCACGTCTGGATGTTGGCTTTCCTTTGCTAAACTAAGAAATTAAGCCGTATATGGTCATGAAATTGATGCATGGGATGCATTCAGGATCCCAACGTATGATGAGGTCATCCAGGATGATGTGGAGGACTCTGAGGATGAAGGGGAGACCTTCCTGGAGCGACAGGAGGACTTTGAGAGAAAGTACAACTTCCGTTTTGAAGAGCCTGAAGCTCAGAAGATCAAGACGTACCCACGTAATATTGCCACTTCAGTGCGCTCCAAAGATGACCGCAGGAAACGCAAAAGGGAAGAagtgaaagaaaggaaggaaaaggtataaagtaaaaaaaaaaaaattaaatgaaaacccAACACATTCTATAACTACACTCTGGATCCCTGGAGATAAAGCTTCTTTCACTCTGCTTTTTTGTAGTTAATCACAGTGCTTTGGTTCATTAGCTGATATAAACTTCTGTTCAAACAATGGTAGGAAAAAGAGCATAAGCGAGAGCAGCTGAAGCAACTGAAAAACCTGAAGCGCAATGAGATCATGGAGAAACTGAAGAAGCTTCAGGAACTAACTGGTAATGAGCAGCTTGCCTTCGATCAGGTAGACCTGGATGGAGACTTTGATCCACAAAAACATGACCAGCTCATGCAGGTTGGTTTATACACACACTCCCACTAAGTACAtagatgcacacaaaaacatgtagCTCAACTATTTGAAAGATTGAATAGGATTGTCTTGGAGTTTTGTGgtgttattttccatttatgtcCTCCCTTTCCAACATTTCCTCTTACAGAGTACTTGTTAAGTCAGACCATTCACCGTtgtgaagaaacacaaagtgttGCAGAAACTCATATAACCACATTTAAAGAATTTGAAGGGTGTTatcttttttaatcatttctcaaatcaagacaaacaaaaatgtaccTCTTCTAATCTTGTGTGTTACATTTGttgactttttcacagcacattAATGAGTTTAATGGCCATGTTAGCAGCTTTGTCCTGCTCTTATTGGAATGAGCAAGATAACACTCCAGCAAGCACAGGCTGTGTCCACCTGCATTAGAATCAGATCACTGCCACAGACGCTGCTGTCAACGAAGTAATCTGCAAAAGCATGCTTTAACCGCTTTAAAAACCATTCCCACTAACAGTCCTTTCCTTTAGATGAACATTCGCCTTCAGTTCAACTGATAGACTGTTTAAACAACTGAAAGTTTATGCAGATTACAGAAGCTCATTGCACCCATCCATCTAAATCTATTACAGATAATACACTACACCActgaatcctttttttttttttttagttattcaTCCTTCCATCAAAACATAATAACAGTTGTTATTAGAGGTCAACTTCAGTTGAACAGATGGTTTGAATCATTAAATTTTGGGTTCAACAGGATCTACCATCTAGCTGGGAACTGTCCCAGCTCACATAAGTAATCTCATCTTTAATCTTCCCAGTGCACACAGATGTAGCTCTGCCTAATTAGACTCCTCAGGAAAGTGTGAATGCTCACGCAATTTTGCTACAGGCAGCTTGAGTCATCCCTCACattactgactgaacacagCTTCCTGCTTTGTACTGCCACTCGGCTCACACAGGTGTTTGGGGTGAATGGCTAATTGGATTCAAACAGTCTGCAGCTGCCTCTTAATAAGAGGTCTAATGGTCAGACCTGACTTCAGCCAGAGAGCTTAGTCACACAATCTGAAAAGCAATGCATTGTTTTCTTCCACTTCCAGAAAGTCTTTGGCGATGATTACTatggggaggaagaggaagagaagcctCAATTTGATGATGAGGACTTTGAGGGTAAGccagtcattttttatttatttatttttttttaatctttgttgttttaactgACGCAGTGTTGTTGAGCAAATTGTATTGCTGTGGTAAATGCATCCCATTAAACATTCTTACTTGAGTAAATGAACAGGATTTTGCTGTGGAGCAATAGGAAACATCTGTTTCTAATTCTATAGGGGCTTTCTCCTTACAAGCAGTCTTGTTATCAAACATAAACTCATTGGATGACTATCAATATCTAAACATGAGCTTGGTTtcatgtgtgtgagacagagcaCTGGAACTGGGACACATGGGCAGGAGAGGGACAAGGGGATGACTATGATGAAGTGGAGGAAGAGCACAATGGGGAAGAATATGGTGCTTCTGGCCCACACTGTGATGATGAAGACTTCATTGTGAGTCCAGTGACCTTTGCTGGGagcttaatttaaaaaaaaattctcctcAGTTTGGTGCAGAGATGGACCAGACAGCTTGTTTACTAATGTTTGTTCCCTTAAAACAGATGGATGCTGACTACGATCCCAATCAACACAGTgtctccaaaaagaaaaagaaaaaggagaggaataAGATGAAGAAAGAGGATATACCACAAATGGGCAAGAAAAGGAAGAAGTCTTACTTTGCAGAGGTcatcacaaaaaataaaccTGTGTTTGATCCTCGTAAGTGTCACTAAATCTGCTGTGCTACCACTTTTAACACTGATGTGGTGACTTCTAACTGAAGTCTGTTTGTTTCAGAGGAGAAAAGCTTTGAGCAGTACTTGGATGAGTACTATAAATTGGACTATGAGGATATAATAGATGACCTCCCATGCCGATTTCGCTACAGGCAGGTCGTGTCCAATGACTTTGGCCTGAGCACTGATGAGGTGAGAACAGCAGAGTTATCACTTccacatttctgactgaagctcACATCTTATGTCTTAGGGTTTCCATTATTTCATTATCAATGCCTGCCTGGTACACCTGTTTATCAACCACCTGTTGGACAGGGGTTTAGTGGACTTTCAGTAGTTATatggtgaagaagaagaaattaggATAATGTAGGTTGCTTGGATATTGGTAGTTAATGCTGCAGTGATGAGCTTTGAGGTGACTGACCTGGTATTGCTTCCTTCTGGGGAATGCTCTGACCAGGGAATGATCTCAACTTAATCTTCTCTCTGAGCAGACCTCACAGTGATCACTTGAATAGCAGACATGTTGATCATGTCATTCATTACAGAAATACACTTCCTGATTTGAACTGAGTTATTTGGTTCCTTTGCTCAGATTTTAAATGCCAATGAGAAGGAGCTAAACCGATGGTGCTCACTGAAGAAGACCTGCATGTTCAGGTACTTGGGCCAttctgttttttgcttttttttttttttttttttttttttttttggtttctggtTCTTTATGGCGCTTCAgcttattttctcttttcagatctgaaaaagaagagatgagtGATTTGAAAAACTATAAAATCAAGGCCCAGAatgaaaggaagaagagagaagtcCTGGCCTCTCTATATGCTGAGTGAGTAACATAATGTACACTAATAAAAGCTACCTTGTACTGTAGCAATGTAACTATATCTAATTGTAATTCACAGGGAAGATAAAGAGTTGGCAGAAGGTAAAATCAAGAtggggaagaagagaagagatcGTCTGAAAAATGCTGAGCAGCAAGGCGGAGAGGCAGAGGATGGAGCAGTCTCCATGGTGGACTCTACAGATGAGACAGTCACTCAAGCTTTTAgagaggcaggaggagaggaggaggaggaggtcctGATACCcaagaaaaagatgaaacaagAGGAGTCTCACATTACTTCTGAGGAAGTAGCAGATGAGGGGAAAAACCAAACTGAGAGACCCAAGTGGTCCAAGAAGAAATGCAAACCTTCAGGTGGGCGCCTCATATCAGGAAGCTTTGGGGTGAAAATAGGTGGCCGTGAGTTCAGTAAACAGAGACTGAAGGCCTATGGTCTGAACCCTAAGAGACTGTACTTCAGACAGCTTGGCAGGCAGAAACGAAAAGCACAAGCGAAGagggagaagcagaaaaaggagTGAATGTGTCTGAGCCATTATCCTAGTATAGTCCCCCCCATGATCCAAGACATTGCATGGAATTAGTTCACTCTGTTTTCCACTCTCACACTGACCTTTACATTTTGATAAATTATGAATTTTTATCTTAGATTTTCAGTTGACTGCACAACTAATTTCTCAACAATTCAGCAGACTAAGGGGCCAATAGTGATCGagtggaactttttttttttttttctttttctcctttttctccccttGACAAAGTGAGACTTTGGATTTCAAACTATAATAAATTTACAGTTTAACTTTGatctctgctttttattttttatcacatGCCATTTTGTGGCGAATGTAGAAATATATGGTGAACTCTGGTCATTAAGCAATCACCGAGCAGTGATGCCCTCCTACAGAAATGGATTAAAACCTACAGAATTTGAACCAGGTGGGCAACATTGCATACTTGACTTTGGAATAGAAGTGCTactgcatttttaaatgtagCCCTTAT is part of the Echeneis naucrates chromosome 8, fEcheNa1.1, whole genome shotgun sequence genome and harbors:
- the kri1 gene encoding protein KRI1 homolog; translated protein: MSGKSELKINSQFAQKYEKYRQKEELQRLKDRYGDRGTNSDSETESNSSSDDSEVELDPEVERDFYRTLSLLKKKDPKVYQKDIQFYSEGASTSDEKPSTSKKAAKPMYLKDYERKVILEREGKYEDDDDSDDEEAAKRRERAASPSYIQEQRELKQSFQKFIQDSDDEDEGSQEGGRSQLLTRRIKTQEEKAKEDADYVEWLKGQAELEGPEEVKDMKYLRDYWNDPELDEKERFLRDYVLNKGYLDENDSDERIPTYDEVIQDDVEDSEDEGETFLERQEDFERKYNFRFEEPEAQKIKTYPRNIATSVRSKDDRRKRKREEVKERKEKEKEHKREQLKQLKNLKRNEIMEKLKKLQELTGNEQLAFDQVDLDGDFDPQKHDQLMQKVFGDDYYGEEEEEKPQFDDEDFEEHWNWDTWAGEGQGDDYDEVEEEHNGEEYGASGPHCDDEDFIMDADYDPNQHSVSKKKKKKERNKMKKEDIPQMGKKRKKSYFAEVITKNKPVFDPQEKSFEQYLDEYYKLDYEDIIDDLPCRFRYRQVVSNDFGLSTDEILNANEKELNRWCSLKKTCMFRSEKEEMSDLKNYKIKAQNERKKREVLASLYAEEDKELAEGKIKMGKKRRDRLKNAEQQGGEAEDGAVSMVDSTDETVTQAFREAGGEEEEEVLIPKKKMKQEESHITSEEVADEGKNQTERPKWSKKKCKPSGGRLISGSFGVKIGGREFSKQRLKAYGLNPKRLYFRQLGRQKRKAQAKREKQKKE